One Miscanthus floridulus cultivar M001 chromosome 11, ASM1932011v1, whole genome shotgun sequence DNA window includes the following coding sequences:
- the LOC136493274 gene encoding probable galacturonosyltransferase-like 3 — MRVLAVVLLAATCAAAAGGGGELPEFREAPAFRNGAACAGAPTIHIAMTLDATYLRGSLAGVLSVLHHAACPESIAFHFVASSASPARRLASLRRALAAAFPTLPATVHRFDARLVRGKISSSVRRALDQPLNYARIYLADLLPRSVSRVLYLDSDLLVVDDVARLWDTDLGPDAALAAPEYCHANFTSYFTDAFWRHPEYAAVFANRTCVPCYFNTGVMVIDLDRWRSGGYTAKLEYWMEVQKQEARIYELGSLPPFLLVFAGKVKAVEHRWNQHGLGGDNVVGQCRELHPGPVSLLHWSGKGKPWLRLDAGRPCPLDALWAPYDLLRRRGARDDLLAAVA, encoded by the coding sequence ATGCGCGTCCTCGCCGTGGTCCTCCTCGCCGCAAcgtgcgcggcggcggccggaGGCGGCGGGGAGCTTCCGGAGTTCCGGGAGGCTCCGGCGTTCCGCAACGGCGCGGCCTGCGCGGGCGCGCCGACGATCCACATCGCGATGACGCTGGACGCCACCTACCTGCGGGGCTCCCTCGCCGGCGTCCTCTCCGTGCTCCACCACGCCGCCTGCCCGGAGTCCATCGCCTTCCACTTCGTCGCCTCCTCGGCTTCCCCGGCGCGCCGCCTCGCCTCGCTCCGCCGCGCGCTGGCGGCCGCCTTCCCGACGCTCCCGGCCACCGTGCACCGCTTCGACGCCCGCCTCGTCCGGGGCAAGATCTCCTCCTCCGTCCGGCGCGCGCTGGACCAGCCCCTCAACTACGCCCGCATCTACCTGGCGGACCTCCTGCCGCGCTCCGTCTCCCGCGTGCTCTACCTCGACTCCGACCTCCTCGTGGTCGACGACGTCGCCCGCCTCTGGGACACCGACCTAGGCCCCGACGCCGCCCTCGCTGCCCCCGAGTACTGCCACGCCAACTTCACCTCCTATTTCACCGACGCGTTCTGGCGCCACCCCGAGTACGCCGCCGTCTTCGCCAACCGGACGTGCGTCCCCTGCTACTTCAACACCGGGGTCATGGTCATCGACCTGGACAGGTGGCGCTCCGGCGGGTACACCGCGAAGCTGGAGTACTGGATGGAGGTGCAGAAGCAGGAGGCCAGGATTTACGAGCTGGGCTCCCTCCCGCCGTTCCTGCTGGTGTTCGCCGGCAAGGTGAAGGCCGTGGAGCACCGGTGGAACCAGCACGGGCTCGGCGGCGACAACGTGGTGGGGCAGTGCCGGGAGCTGCACCCCGGTCCGGTCAGCCTGCTGCACTGGAGCGGGAAGGGGAAGCCGTGGCTGCGGCTGGACGCCGGCAGGCCGTGCCCGCTCGACGCGCTCTGGGCTCCCTACGACCTTCTTCGCCGCCGCGGCGCCCGGGACGAcctcctcgccgccgtcgccTGA